A window of Castanea sativa cultivar Marrone di Chiusa Pesio chromosome 1, ASM4071231v1 contains these coding sequences:
- the LOC142624288 gene encoding uncharacterized protein LOC142624288, translating to MYAREKEDGNLRPDWQMKNFCEAVNRCNLRDIGFIGSDVTWCRRLGMRGWVRKRLDRALVSTNWSAMFPNVRLHHAVASTSDHCMLVLKALRIRQRGTRRLKLFKFGSMWLRDEGCKEVVTEAWERALNIGAQHPFS from the coding sequence ATGTATGCAAGGGAAAAGGAAGATGGTAATCTACGTCCAGATTGGCAGATGAAGAACTTCTGTGAGGCTGTTAACCGGTGTAACCTGAGAGATATAGGATTTATCGGGTCTGACGTTACCTGGTGCAGAAGACTAGGTATGCGAGGATGGGTTAGAAAGAGACTTGACAGAGCCTTGGTGTCCACAAACTGGTCTGCCATGTTCCCAAATGTGAGGCTACACCATGCGGTAGCATCCACATCGGATCATTGCATGTTGGTCTTGAAGGCTCTTCGGATTAGACAGCGAGGTACTCGACGACTGAAGCTTTTCAAGTTTGGGTCTATGTGGTTGAGGGATGAGGGTTGCAAGGAAGTAGTGACTGAAGCTTGGGAACGAGCACTAAATATAGGGGCCCAACACCCGTTCTCTTAA